Proteins from one Arsenophonus apicola genomic window:
- a CDS encoding class I SAM-dependent DNA methyltransferase produces the protein MITGDLKSKIDGLWEDFWVGGITNPLTVIEQITYLMYSRMPDTQEQRDEKRKKIAEVDFKPRFSPLQQEFRFSHYSNLGSDEMMEVVRDGVFQHFRQLGQADGMKVTLLGNFMKDARLEIIKSSLLTKAVEVIKNLPLDRGDTKGDLYEYLLSKLTTAGINGQFRTPRHIIRTIVEMMEPNPARGETICDPACGTGGFLATSYEYLLEKYSSLESIHTEKGINERGELEEQKIFTGDLLTQWRKHVDNNMFHGYDFDTTMLRIAAMNLIMHGVEEPDIHYQDTMSQSFSSNFPQSSKNAFNLILANPPFTGSLDEEDIDPTLSAMVKTKKTELLFLARILQMLKVGGRSATIVPQCVLFGSSKAHQSLRKTLVEDNQLEAVINLPSGVFKPYAGVATAILIFTKGGQTDEVWFYDLQNDGYSLDDKRNPIKDNDLPHLLASWKHYRTLRGLPVDNFMGEKFASLLKQQYPEGIDTDIDFKDRTQAAFVVPKEDLAAQKYDLSINRYKEIVYQAEEYEDPKVILQRLKELEKEILADLDELEGML, from the coding sequence ATGATTACTGGTGACTTAAAAAGTAAAATTGACGGGCTATGGGAAGATTTTTGGGTAGGTGGTATAACCAACCCGCTGACCGTTATCGAACAGATCACCTATTTAATGTATTCCCGCATGCCAGATACGCAAGAGCAAAGAGACGAAAAACGCAAAAAAATTGCTGAGGTAGACTTCAAACCACGCTTTTCCCCACTGCAACAGGAATTTCGTTTTAGCCACTACAGTAACCTTGGCTCAGATGAGATGATGGAAGTGGTACGCGACGGCGTATTCCAGCATTTCCGCCAACTTGGCCAAGCTGACGGTATGAAGGTAACGCTGCTGGGTAACTTTATGAAAGATGCCCGTCTGGAGATCATTAAATCATCGCTATTAACGAAAGCTGTTGAAGTGATCAAAAACCTACCGTTGGATCGAGGCGACACCAAAGGCGATCTCTATGAATACCTATTAAGCAAACTTACGACTGCCGGGATCAATGGCCAGTTCCGCACGCCGCGCCATATTATCCGCACCATAGTCGAAATGATGGAGCCTAACCCGGCGCGTGGTGAGACAATTTGTGATCCAGCCTGTGGTACCGGTGGTTTTCTGGCAACCAGCTATGAATATTTGCTGGAAAAATACAGCTCACTAGAATCGATCCATACCGAAAAAGGCATCAATGAACGTGGCGAACTGGAAGAGCAAAAAATATTTACCGGCGATTTACTAACGCAGTGGCGTAAGCATGTGGATAACAACATGTTCCACGGCTACGATTTTGATACCACCATGCTGCGCATCGCCGCCATGAACCTGATTATGCATGGTGTGGAAGAGCCGGACATCCACTATCAGGACACCATGAGCCAGAGCTTCAGCAGCAACTTCCCACAATCCAGTAAAAACGCCTTTAACCTGATCCTAGCGAACCCACCATTTACTGGTTCACTGGATGAAGAGGATATTGATCCTACCCTATCGGCAATGGTGAAAACCAAAAAAACCGAGCTACTGTTTCTGGCGCGGATCCTACAAATGCTGAAAGTGGGCGGACGCAGCGCGACTATTGTACCGCAGTGCGTACTGTTTGGCTCCAGCAAGGCGCATCAGTCACTGCGTAAAACGCTGGTAGAGGATAACCAGCTAGAAGCCGTCATCAACCTACCCTCTGGCGTCTTTAAACCTTACGCTGGCGTAGCGACAGCAATCCTCATCTTCACCAAAGGTGGGCAAACGGATGAAGTCTGGTTCTACGACCTGCAAAATGACGGCTACAGCCTAGATGACAAACGTAATCCGATAAAAGATAACGACCTGCCGCATCTGCTAGCCAGTTGGAAACACTATCGTACTTTGCGCGGACTGCCAGTTGATAACTTTATGGGCGAAAAATTTGCCTCGTTACTGAAACAGCAGTACCCAGAAGGAATTGATACTGATATTGATTTTAAAGATCGCACACAAGCAGCGTTTGTGGTGCCAAAAGAGGACTTAGCCGCGCAGAAATATGACCTATCAATTAACCGTTATAAAGAAATCGTGTATCAAGCAGAGGAATATGAAGATCCAAAAGTGATACTACAGCGGTTAAAAGAGTTGGAAAAAGAGATCCTGGCTGATTTGGATGAGCTGGAGGGGATGCTGTGA
- the sctC gene encoding type III secretion system outer membrane ring subunit SctC, with protein sequence MKISPLLQAIVSCCFLLMVFPNQATTFSNLKDDVLLKEQIEQDNELFIAVDSRVEQFFDVLSDKLNKPFILSSAVKKKRISGRFDVSSPKTAFDTFVRRMAFIYFNDGNVIYIYDGSEMKQQMLNLKKIDFKRVKEYLYAIGLYDPRYPLRGGSNNKTFYVSGPPIYVKLVQAAAEYLDQEALQLKQDIIEEKRFGNDYVHIFALKNTFVTDRSYSIRGEKLVLPGISTVLQQLFQSNRQTANQTDKKIASIDEQYEPDPSFVTRIGKESIELVPLPGSNSLLAKGSIQGIQLINKMIQRLDQPKRQVELSLWIIDIAKHEADRLGIDWQSSYHSKDGNFLLNTSDISAAAGIHFLAKIRAMSLEGSAQMVSRPIILTQENTPAIFDNSTTFYAQVRGERIATLESATFGTMISVVPRLSPTGDEIEMVINLEDGAEKKTNSGETEKIDALPVINRTNISTVARVAQGDSLLIGGYTREDIDSSESKIPLLGDIPWLGGLFRYSSTTNKKMVRIFMLQPRLVQGKNLLNDSLGKNPFKPSDPQTQAAIDLLYTYINKENR encoded by the coding sequence ATGAAGATTAGCCCGTTATTGCAGGCCATCGTTTCCTGTTGTTTTCTATTGATGGTTTTTCCTAATCAAGCAACGACATTTTCGAATTTAAAAGACGATGTTTTACTTAAAGAGCAGATTGAACAGGACAATGAACTATTTATTGCCGTTGATAGTCGGGTTGAGCAATTTTTTGACGTATTATCCGATAAATTGAATAAACCTTTTATTCTTAGTTCAGCAGTAAAAAAGAAGCGAATTTCAGGTCGATTTGATGTTTCATCCCCCAAAACCGCTTTTGATACCTTCGTACGTAGAATGGCATTTATCTATTTTAATGATGGTAACGTCATCTATATTTACGATGGTAGTGAAATGAAACAACAGATGCTTAACCTGAAAAAGATCGATTTTAAGCGCGTAAAAGAGTATTTATATGCCATTGGTCTTTACGATCCACGTTATCCTTTACGCGGTGGCAGCAATAATAAAACCTTTTATGTCTCTGGGCCGCCAATTTATGTGAAATTGGTTCAAGCTGCGGCAGAATATCTGGATCAAGAAGCACTCCAATTAAAACAGGATATTATTGAAGAAAAACGCTTTGGTAATGATTATGTTCACATTTTTGCTTTAAAAAATACCTTTGTCACCGATAGAAGCTACTCGATTCGGGGGGAAAAATTAGTTTTACCTGGCATTAGTACAGTTCTACAACAACTTTTTCAATCCAATAGGCAAACCGCAAATCAAACTGATAAAAAAATTGCTAGTATTGACGAACAATATGAACCAGATCCCTCCTTTGTTACCCGTATCGGCAAAGAATCAATCGAGTTAGTGCCTTTGCCTGGTTCGAACAGTCTGTTAGCCAAGGGCAGTATTCAAGGTATTCAATTGATCAATAAAATGATCCAACGGCTAGATCAACCGAAACGGCAAGTTGAGCTGTCATTATGGATCATTGATATCGCCAAACATGAAGCGGATCGGCTAGGTATTGATTGGCAAAGCAGTTATCACTCTAAAGATGGTAACTTTTTACTTAATACCAGCGATATTAGCGCTGCTGCCGGGATCCACTTTTTAGCCAAAATACGGGCAATGAGTCTGGAAGGAAGCGCGCAAATGGTTTCCCGCCCTATTATCCTAACACAAGAAAATACGCCGGCCATCTTTGATAATAGCACTACCTTCTATGCTCAAGTACGTGGAGAACGTATTGCCACGTTAGAGTCAGCCACATTTGGCACAATGATCAGTGTCGTCCCTCGCCTTTCGCCTACCGGCGATGAAATTGAGATGGTTATTAATTTGGAAGATGGCGCTGAAAAAAAAACCAATAGCGGTGAAACAGAAAAAATCGATGCGTTGCCAGTTATTAATCGTACCAATATCAGTACAGTGGCTCGTGTTGCCCAAGGCGATAGTCTATTGATTGGTGGTTATACCAGAGAAGATATTGATTCCAGTGAGAGTAAAATCCCATTACTTGGCGATATTCCATGGTTAGGTGGATTATTTCGCTATAGCAGTACAACCAATAAAAAAATGGTGCGTATTTTTATGCTGCAACCCAGACTGGTTCAGGGAAAAAATCTGTTAAATGATTCGCTGGGAAAAAATCCATTTAAACCGAGTGATCCTCAAACACAGGCCGCTATTGACCTGCTTTATACTTATATCAATAAAGAGAATAGGTAA
- a CDS encoding EscF/YscF/HrpA family type III secretion system needle major subunit yields the protein MSINNSTIGDILKKTKATSDDYQKCIKDAVERLKKDPSNSADLAEFQAAMAGYSVLLNYMSTTIKTHKENAQTILGNMR from the coding sequence ATGTCAATTAATAATAGTACTATTGGAGATATACTTAAAAAGACTAAAGCGACATCTGATGACTATCAAAAATGTATTAAAGATGCGGTTGAAAGATTGAAGAAAGATCCATCCAATTCAGCGGATTTGGCTGAATTTCAGGCTGCGATGGCGGGATACAGTGTTTTACTGAACTATATGTCAACGACTATTAAGACACACAAAGAGAATGCACAGACTATATTGGGTAATATGCGTTAA
- the sctI gene encoding type III secretion system inner rod subunit SctI, whose product MMNINNKSNISAMTEPAEGESMTLQQVISQAYRQHYQVEQQVTDTLQTDDLSSLLAIQQTTHDYQVEMSLLSTLARKALTTVETVIKAQ is encoded by the coding sequence ATGATGAATATTAATAATAAAAGTAATATTTCTGCCATGACTGAACCTGCTGAAGGGGAATCGATGACGTTACAACAGGTTATTAGTCAGGCATATCGCCAACACTATCAAGTTGAACAGCAAGTTACTGATACATTGCAAACAGACGATCTCTCTTCACTTCTTGCTATACAGCAAACTACACATGATTATCAGGTTGAAATGTCATTATTAAGTACCTTAGCTCGTAAGGCATTAACAACCGTTGAAACGGTTATAAAGGCGCAATAA
- a CDS encoding helix-turn-helix domain-containing protein, with the protein MNYFIPKNKIDINNINIKYFLFLYIPNNSFGIVKDKQNQYYHLTDKQIFLSLEQVTTIKPSHNQWTIEKADIFSCIKLVAYIDYALANHNLPNYSNQSVVTKNHMYILDACAGKDIQTLLINTLLTPYRTPLQPLIEAMRNHECYWITRHLLNQMKQNINNITEIRLKYGVSETHFRRLCHQYLGLCGKKQLRSWRATSAILSIILKNKPLTNIALDYGFSSASHLSKEIKVIFGATPKSFRLIRKSFYED; encoded by the coding sequence ATGAACTATTTTATACCTAAAAATAAAATAGATATTAATAATATAAACATTAAATATTTTTTATTTTTATATATCCCTAATAATTCATTTGGAATTGTAAAAGACAAACAGAATCAATATTATCATTTAACTGATAAACAAATATTTTTATCCCTTGAACAGGTTACAACAATAAAACCTAGCCATAACCAGTGGACAATAGAAAAAGCAGATATCTTTTCTTGTATAAAACTGGTTGCTTACATCGATTATGCTTTAGCTAATCACAATCTTCCCAATTATTCTAATCAATCAGTAGTTACTAAAAATCACATGTATATTCTCGATGCTTGCGCGGGAAAAGATATTCAAACTTTACTCATCAATACTTTACTAACTCCTTATCGGACGCCATTGCAGCCATTAATTGAAGCGATGAGAAATCATGAATGCTATTGGATTACCCGTCACTTACTTAATCAAATGAAACAAAATATTAATAATATAACGGAAATTCGTCTGAAGTATGGCGTTTCAGAGACCCATTTTCGGCGCCTTTGTCATCAATATTTAGGTCTATGTGGTAAAAAACAGTTACGTTCATGGCGCGCTACTTCAGCAATCTTATCAATAATTCTAAAAAATAAACCCCTAACCAATATAGCTTTGGATTACGGTTTTAGTTCCGCTTCACATCTTTCAAAAGAGATAAAAGTTATTTTTGGTGCCACACCTAAGTCATTTAGATTGATAAGGAAGTCATTCTATGAAGATTAG
- a CDS encoding restriction endonuclease subunit S, with product MSSIKIMPLGSFLTVSKGKKYTISQSPSSTSHRYIQIDDLRNNNNLVFTDDLNGITVTANDLIIAWDGANAGTVGYGLIGKIGSTLARLRINPKYDIETRYVGYFLKSKFREIRKHCTGATIPHVSKNFLLNLSIPLPEKNIQKKISNILDKADNIRQKRKQAIKLADDFLRATFLAMFGDPVTNPKGWDVKPLVSLVVGKFQNGAYFPRDKYSKYGIEMVHMTDAFYDIIQRGSLKRVQASDADIVKYILTHEDLMISRRSLNYEGAAKPSLIPQSDEPLIFESSMIRITPDKNQIDKRFLFHYLSDPLVKDHFIRKFVTGATIKGISQKNLEQVRVIVPPMEQQKKFLGIVHMLEKYKQKLGESAIGITGMFSALSQRAFLDQL from the coding sequence GTGAGTTCAATAAAAATAATGCCCTTGGGAAGTTTTCTTACAGTTTCAAAAGGGAAAAAATATACTATTTCTCAGTCTCCTTCATCTACAAGCCATAGATATATCCAGATAGATGATTTGAGAAATAATAATAATTTAGTTTTTACCGATGACCTAAATGGGATTACAGTTACAGCTAATGATCTCATTATCGCATGGGATGGAGCTAATGCTGGGACTGTTGGCTATGGGTTGATAGGTAAAATTGGAAGCACTTTGGCAAGACTGAGAATAAATCCTAAATATGATATCGAAACACGTTATGTCGGATATTTTTTAAAATCTAAGTTTCGAGAAATTAGAAAGCATTGTACAGGGGCAACAATTCCTCATGTTAGTAAAAATTTTTTGTTAAACTTATCCATCCCTCTGCCCGAAAAAAATATACAGAAAAAAATAAGCAATATTCTCGATAAAGCTGATAATATCCGCCAAAAACGCAAGCAAGCCATAAAATTAGCTGATGATTTTTTGCGGGCTACGTTTTTGGCGATGTTTGGTGATCCGGTTACGAATCCGAAAGGATGGGATGTGAAGCCTCTTGTCTCTTTAGTGGTAGGGAAATTTCAAAATGGAGCTTACTTTCCTAGGGATAAATACTCTAAATACGGTATTGAAATGGTTCACATGACTGATGCATTTTACGATATTATTCAACGGGGTAGTCTAAAAAGAGTTCAGGCTAGCGATGCTGATATAGTGAAATATATTTTAACTCATGAAGATCTAATGATATCTAGGCGCTCTCTAAATTACGAAGGAGCTGCCAAACCCAGTTTGATCCCTCAGTCGGACGAACCATTGATTTTTGAATCTTCGATGATTCGTATAACTCCAGATAAAAACCAAATTGATAAGCGGTTTTTATTCCATTATTTGTCAGATCCGTTAGTTAAAGATCACTTCATTCGAAAATTCGTTACTGGTGCGACTATCAAAGGAATTAGTCAGAAAAATCTTGAGCAGGTTAGAGTAATAGTTCCTCCAATGGAACAACAAAAAAAGTTCTTAGGCATTGTGCATATGTTAGAAAAATATAAGCAAAAACTTGGCGAAAGTGCTATAGGCATAACCGGGATGTTTAGCGCACTAAGCCAACGAGCTTTTTTAGATCAGCTATAG
- a CDS encoding nitrilase-related carbon-nitrogen hydrolase has translation MIKVTIAQTDAILGDKDKNLQRLEYYCYKAKENNAQIICFPELATTGYSPSLLGEQYYSLSETKNEQTDKLFSQLSSKLNLVIICGFIERDDTTGEIYNSAGIWIPNRENWLAVYRKMHLFHYEKLWFTPGDNLPVFDIGICRIGIMICYDAGFPEVARTLATKKADILFMPSAWSEKDKDIWYINTASRALENTTHLVAVNRWGNEGNINLFGGSRIIDPRGRVIANVSEKAEDTLCYEIDLTMQKQIRKTLKYLTDKKSNYTPYL, from the coding sequence ATGATCAAAGTTACAATAGCTCAGACGGACGCAATTTTAGGTGACAAGGATAAAAATTTACAAAGATTAGAGTATTATTGCTATAAGGCTAAGGAAAACAATGCGCAAATTATTTGTTTTCCTGAATTAGCGACTACTGGATATTCACCATCATTACTAGGAGAACAATATTATTCACTTAGTGAAACCAAAAATGAACAGACAGATAAGCTATTTAGCCAATTATCCAGCAAACTTAATTTAGTCATAATTTGTGGTTTTATAGAACGCGATGATACAACCGGTGAAATTTATAATTCTGCCGGTATTTGGATACCCAATAGAGAAAACTGGTTGGCTGTATATCGAAAAATGCATCTATTCCATTATGAAAAACTATGGTTTACGCCCGGTGATAACTTGCCGGTTTTTGATATTGGTATCTGTCGTATTGGAATCATGATTTGTTACGATGCTGGATTTCCTGAAGTTGCCAGAACTCTGGCAACTAAAAAGGCTGATATTTTATTCATGCCATCCGCTTGGTCAGAAAAAGACAAAGATATTTGGTATATAAACACCGCTTCTCGCGCGTTAGAAAACACAACCCATTTAGTAGCAGTCAATCGCTGGGGAAATGAAGGTAATATAAATCTGTTTGGTGGTAGTCGAATTATTGATCCAAGAGGAAGAGTTATTGCTAACGTTTCGGAAAAAGCAGAAGATACTCTCTGTTATGAAATAGATTTAACTATGCAAAAACAGATAAGAAAAACATTAAAATATTTAACGGATAAAAAATCAAACTATACACCTTATTTATAA
- the sctJ gene encoding type III secretion system inner membrane ring lipoprotein SctJ, with translation MTRLFRHMRFFITLSLLILLLSGCHDEALLNSLNQRQANEVLAVLQKHHITVSKSAQGKGLYKINVAKEDLPAAVQLLQEYQLPSPERLEISQLFPADALVNSPQIERARLISGIEQRLEQSLMALDKIADARVHLSYPIAANSRSQAPMKASVIIFYHDENQDVDELKLGIKAFIKNAISELESQYITVFLIHKISPTIPSYTEKNVSGGAYYLYVLLFFIIIIVGGVIYWGIKRRSATTAKQH, from the coding sequence GTGACAAGACTCTTTCGCCATATGCGCTTTTTTATCACGCTATCTCTTCTCATTTTGCTTTTATCTGGTTGTCATGATGAAGCGTTACTTAATTCGCTGAATCAACGACAGGCAAATGAAGTACTGGCAGTTTTGCAAAAACATCACATCACGGTCAGTAAAAGTGCACAAGGAAAAGGGCTCTATAAAATTAATGTGGCGAAAGAGGACTTGCCTGCTGCGGTACAACTATTACAAGAATATCAATTACCTTCGCCAGAACGGCTTGAGATTTCCCAATTATTCCCTGCTGATGCCTTAGTTAACTCGCCACAAATTGAAAGAGCCAGGTTAATTTCAGGTATTGAACAGCGACTTGAACAATCCTTAATGGCACTGGACAAAATAGCTGATGCGCGTGTCCATCTTAGTTATCCTATTGCTGCTAATAGCCGTAGCCAGGCACCGATGAAAGCCTCCGTCATCATATTTTATCATGATGAAAACCAAGATGTTGATGAATTAAAATTGGGTATAAAAGCATTTATTAAAAATGCAATTAGTGAATTGGAGTCGCAATATATTACGGTGTTCTTAATTCATAAAATATCACCAACAATTCCTTCTTATACTGAAAAAAATGTATCTGGCGGAGCATATTATTTATATGTTCTATTATTTTTTATCATAATAATAGTGGGTGGCGTGATCTATTGGGGCATTAAACGTAGATCAGCAACCACAGCTAAACAACATTGA